From Streptomyces sp. NBC_00775, one genomic window encodes:
- a CDS encoding GH32 C-terminal domain-containing protein: MSQPASASESTLSNPGFETGDLSGWTATGTAFNGSVTDQPGWGWGCCFNHQGTYHLWGFAGGGDAPTGTVTSEPFTLTGTGMVSVLVSGGRNDDQLYVALTTLDGTILHKATGTDDEAYRRVTWDAREHLGEQLRITAVDQATGGWGHINLDDVRVGLDKAPDPGLEGLATYWDFSEGQGTATTERVSQSADPISYVFNNAVYKPNSDPLWRPKRQEDGVLSGALLFDGYSTWVTRAASQTQIPTDGMTVEAWVAPRAFEWGDEGKPSAVVNQQDKAAHRGFSLGVGRHGVWQFGIGTGDAWYETAVPQSAALAAGKWAHLAGVFAPSEGTITLYVNGAQVAQTAIPTTARLAKADVPLLIGRHNQPAIINGTFAVNMFNGLIDEVKVHTSALTSESVRASHEHDVQTFAGGSIPEARMAMDRSRYDGDRYRPGYHFTAPNHWMNEPHAPIQVNGKYHLFYQHNSHGPYWHNISWGHAVSEDLVHWRDLPVALAPTAGSVAPDGVWSGGSTLDENGVPVLLFTAGNDSQRPNQAVGLARPVDPSDPDLVEWKMYPTLVTSQTADLDVGAGRKVRFGDFRDPSVWKEGDTWFQLVGSGVQTTSGQNVGGTALLYTSKNLTDWTYSGPLMVGDVAAHPKTGQVWELPTFLPIGKDAQGRQRRALLVNPAFPDGPGEYSSKYVYYWVGTWDAQARRWTPDTTEPRLLDYGDHFTGPSGTVDDKGRSLVFSIAQDRRTERAHYDAGWAHNAGLPIQLSMRPDGDLGFSPVEEVSRLHVGEPLLDISEQTSVADANARLADIKGDMLHIKLTLERGSADTFGLDVLRSPGDEERTRLFYDAPAGQLGVDRTRSGNNSSVDADLGIQKGPLTLSNGELSLDVFLDRSMIEAYANSHKSITTRAYPFRQDSLGLRLFGDGTVVKSMTVWKMGKLTD, encoded by the coding sequence ATGTCGCAGCCGGCCAGCGCGAGTGAGAGCACCCTGTCCAACCCCGGCTTCGAGACAGGCGACCTGAGCGGTTGGACCGCCACAGGCACGGCCTTCAACGGATCCGTCACCGACCAGCCGGGCTGGGGGTGGGGCTGCTGCTTCAACCACCAGGGCACCTACCACCTGTGGGGATTCGCGGGCGGCGGCGACGCCCCCACGGGTACCGTCACCTCCGAGCCGTTCACCCTGACCGGCACGGGAATGGTCAGCGTTCTGGTTTCCGGCGGCCGCAACGACGACCAGCTCTACGTCGCCCTGACGACCCTGGACGGCACCATCCTGCACAAGGCCACCGGAACCGACGACGAGGCGTACCGCCGCGTCACCTGGGACGCGCGCGAGCACCTGGGTGAGCAGCTGCGCATCACTGCGGTCGACCAGGCCACCGGCGGCTGGGGACACATCAACCTGGACGACGTGAGAGTCGGTCTGGACAAGGCGCCGGATCCGGGCCTCGAGGGACTGGCCACCTATTGGGACTTCTCCGAGGGCCAGGGCACCGCAACCACGGAGCGTGTCAGCCAGAGCGCGGACCCCATCAGCTACGTCTTCAACAACGCGGTCTACAAGCCGAACAGCGACCCGCTGTGGCGTCCCAAGCGACAGGAGGACGGCGTTCTCTCCGGCGCCCTTCTCTTCGACGGGTACTCCACCTGGGTCACCCGCGCCGCATCGCAGACCCAGATCCCGACGGACGGCATGACCGTCGAAGCCTGGGTCGCACCGCGCGCCTTCGAATGGGGCGACGAAGGCAAGCCCTCGGCGGTCGTCAACCAGCAGGACAAGGCAGCACACCGAGGGTTCTCGCTCGGCGTCGGCCGGCACGGCGTGTGGCAATTCGGCATCGGCACCGGTGACGCCTGGTACGAGACGGCGGTCCCCCAATCGGCAGCTCTGGCCGCAGGCAAGTGGGCGCACCTCGCGGGCGTCTTCGCACCGAGCGAAGGCACGATCACGCTGTACGTGAACGGCGCGCAGGTCGCCCAGACCGCCATCCCCACCACGGCCCGCCTGGCCAAGGCCGACGTTCCACTGCTCATCGGCCGCCACAACCAGCCCGCGATCATCAACGGCACCTTTGCCGTGAACATGTTCAATGGCCTGATCGACGAGGTGAAGGTCCACACCAGCGCGCTCACCTCGGAGTCCGTGAGGGCCAGCCACGAGCACGATGTACAGACATTCGCCGGGGGCAGCATCCCCGAGGCCCGTATGGCCATGGATCGCTCACGCTACGACGGCGACCGCTACCGCCCGGGCTACCACTTCACGGCCCCCAACCACTGGATGAACGAGCCGCACGCCCCCATCCAGGTCAACGGCAAGTACCACCTCTTCTACCAGCACAACTCCCACGGTCCCTACTGGCACAACATCAGTTGGGGGCATGCGGTCAGCGAGGATCTGGTGCACTGGCGCGACCTGCCCGTCGCTCTCGCGCCCACCGCAGGAAGCGTGGCGCCCGACGGTGTCTGGTCCGGTGGCTCGACCCTCGACGAGAACGGCGTCCCCGTCCTGCTGTTCACGGCCGGCAACGATTCCCAGCGCCCCAACCAAGCGGTCGGACTCGCGCGCCCTGTCGACCCCAGCGACCCGGACCTGGTCGAGTGGAAGATGTACCCGACCTTGGTGACCAGCCAGACCGCCGATCTGGACGTCGGTGCCGGACGGAAGGTCCGCTTCGGAGACTTCCGCGACCCGTCCGTGTGGAAGGAGGGCGACACCTGGTTCCAGTTGGTCGGCTCGGGAGTCCAGACCACCTCGGGGCAAAACGTCGGCGGCACGGCGCTTCTCTACACCTCCAAGAACCTCACCGACTGGACCTACTCGGGGCCTCTGATGGTCGGTGACGTGGCGGCCCACCCCAAGACCGGCCAGGTCTGGGAGCTTCCCACCTTCCTGCCCATCGGCAAGGACGCCCAGGGCCGCCAGCGACGGGCGCTGCTCGTCAACCCGGCCTTCCCCGACGGCCCCGGCGAGTACAGCAGCAAGTACGTCTACTACTGGGTCGGTACCTGGGACGCCCAGGCGCGCCGCTGGACGCCCGACACCACCGAGCCCAGGCTGCTCGACTACGGCGATCACTTCACCGGGCCCAGCGGCACGGTCGACGACAAGGGGCGCTCCCTCGTCTTCAGCATCGCGCAGGACCGGCGCACCGAGCGCGCCCACTACGACGCCGGCTGGGCCCACAACGCCGGACTCCCCATCCAACTGTCCATGCGCCCTGACGGAGACCTCGGATTCAGCCCCGTCGAGGAGGTCTCCCGGCTTCACGTGGGCGAACCGCTCCTGGACATCAGCGAACAGACCTCTGTCGCCGACGCCAATGCGCGCCTGGCCGACATCAAGGGGGACATGCTCCACATCAAGCTGACCCTGGAACGGGGCAGCGCCGACACCTTCGGACTCGATGTGCTCCGCAGCCCCGGGGACGAAGAGCGGACCCGCCTGTTCTACGACGCCCCAGCCGGACAACTGGGTGTCGACCGAACACGATCCGGAAACAACTCCAGCGTCGACGCCGACCTCGGCATCCAGAAAGGCCCGCTGACGCTCTCCAACGGAGAGTTGTCACTGGATGTGTTCCTGGACCGCTCGATGATCGAGGCATACGCGAACTCGCACAAGTCCATCACCACCCGCGCCTACCCCTTCCGGCAGGACTCCCTCGGCCTGCGGCTCTTCGGCGACGGCACTGTTGTCAAGTCCATGACCGTCTGGAAGATGGGCAAGCTGACCGACTGA
- a CDS encoding acyl-CoA dehydrogenase family protein, whose amino-acid sequence MRFAPTGEQLELGRTAERLLADHARGNPLPPPWDAIPRTLDSELWASLAELGLLGLGVPEQLGGSGGGVADLCVLAERVGSAQPTVPFTATATVAAVLAEHADSPGARAALARVLDGSTVAVPAWETFPSDMVPGRRAGSLTFNDTAVDGVLAAVPFGLDAQLVLAFADEGNGPARPFLVEFAEPATARTSVEALDVTEPMASLRLTGAPAEPLPPLGAHTVARVLTVLAAELIGTGRRALEGAVEYAGMRRQFGRPIGSFQAIKHVLADRSVQLDAAWMLVQAAAHAVDGERADAEVAARTALAAAADALEAVTADALQTHGGIGFTWEHTSHVLLRRARARRSLLGSPAHRLDALADRLIGSGRLS is encoded by the coding sequence ATGCGCTTCGCGCCGACCGGCGAACAGCTCGAACTGGGCCGAACCGCAGAGCGGTTGCTCGCGGACCATGCCCGCGGAAACCCGCTTCCTCCCCCGTGGGATGCCATCCCTCGGACCCTCGACTCCGAGCTGTGGGCCTCGCTCGCCGAACTCGGACTGCTCGGTCTGGGTGTGCCCGAGCAACTGGGCGGCTCGGGTGGCGGTGTTGCGGACTTGTGTGTCCTGGCCGAGCGGGTGGGGTCGGCCCAGCCGACCGTGCCGTTCACCGCCACCGCGACGGTCGCCGCGGTGCTGGCCGAGCACGCCGACAGTCCCGGCGCGCGGGCCGCGCTGGCCCGCGTCCTGGACGGCTCCACCGTCGCCGTACCGGCTTGGGAGACCTTCCCTTCCGACATGGTTCCCGGCCGGCGGGCGGGATCACTGACCTTCAACGACACGGCGGTTGACGGCGTGCTGGCAGCGGTGCCGTTCGGCCTCGACGCCCAGTTGGTGCTGGCTTTCGCCGATGAGGGCAACGGCCCGGCGCGGCCGTTCCTCGTGGAATTCGCCGAGCCGGCCACCGCCCGGACCTCCGTGGAGGCGCTGGACGTCACCGAGCCAATGGCGAGCCTGCGGCTGACCGGAGCGCCTGCCGAACCGCTTCCACCACTCGGCGCGCACACGGTCGCCCGGGTGCTCACCGTGCTTGCGGCCGAGCTCATCGGCACGGGACGACGCGCCCTGGAAGGCGCCGTCGAATACGCCGGGATGCGACGGCAGTTCGGCCGGCCGATCGGATCGTTCCAGGCCATCAAGCACGTACTCGCGGACCGGTCCGTCCAACTCGACGCCGCCTGGATGCTCGTCCAAGCGGCGGCCCACGCCGTCGATGGCGAGCGTGCCGACGCCGAAGTGGCGGCTCGTACCGCACTCGCGGCGGCGGCCGACGCACTCGAGGCGGTGACGGCCGACGCCCTGCAGACCCATGGGGGCATCGGCTTCACCTGGGAGCACACGTCCCACGTACTGCTCAGGCGCGCCCGTGCGAGGCGCTCGCTTCTCGGCTCCCCGGCGCACCGACTCGACGCCCTGGCCGACCGACTTATCGGGTCGGGGCGCCTGTCCTGA
- a CDS encoding SRPBCC family protein, with protein sequence MEWTGAGYADKPTVEVQIWIAAPPELVWALVSDIELMPSLSAELQSVEWLDGATQPASGARFVGRSSHESLGEWATTSYVVECDAPKVFAWAVEDPEQPSAIWRFTLEPQDGGTLLRQWMQMGPGRSGLSFAIDRMPEKEQKIVFVRMREFETNISDTLAAIKKTAEESGKASL encoded by the coding sequence ATGGAGTGGACAGGCGCGGGCTATGCGGACAAGCCGACGGTTGAGGTGCAGATCTGGATCGCCGCTCCGCCGGAACTGGTATGGGCGCTGGTATCCGACATCGAGCTGATGCCGAGCCTGAGCGCGGAGTTGCAGTCGGTGGAGTGGCTGGACGGGGCAACCCAGCCCGCGTCGGGGGCCCGCTTCGTGGGCCGGAGCAGCCACGAGTCGCTCGGTGAGTGGGCCACCACCTCCTACGTCGTGGAGTGCGATGCACCCAAGGTGTTCGCCTGGGCGGTTGAGGACCCCGAGCAGCCTTCGGCGATCTGGCGGTTCACGCTCGAGCCCCAGGACGGCGGCACGCTGCTGCGGCAGTGGATGCAGATGGGACCGGGCCGCTCCGGTCTTTCGTTTGCCATCGACCGGATGCCGGAGAAGGAACAGAAGATCGTCTTCGTACGGATGCGGGAGTTCGAGACCAACATCAGCGACACCCTCGCGGCGATCAAGAAGACTGCTGAAGAGTCCGGAAAGGCGAGTCTGTGA
- a CDS encoding LLM class flavin-dependent oxidoreductase: MRTSTTIEASGGSWPETVDFVVEAEKLGLDICWVAEAWGSEAPSPLGYLAARTERMLLGSGIIQLATRTPTAIARAAITLSQISQGRFLLGLGPSGPQVIEGLHGVPFDRPLSRMRETVEIVRQAASGEKVSYAGREFQIPLPGGDARPMRLSMRAEHDIPIYLATLSPKMLRLTGEIADGWLGTSFVPEGAKEAYFDHIDAGLTASGRARADFDICQGAEVAFAEDEDALRAMVAGRKKELAFSLGGMGSASTNFYNNAYSRQGWAEVAAEVHERWQAGDRDGAAGLVTDEMVLGTTLIGTEEMVRNRLRVWRDAGVDTVRFYPAGETLDARLTTLGRALDLVRDMEREPGR; the protein is encoded by the coding sequence ATGCGCACATCGACCACGATCGAGGCATCCGGGGGCAGTTGGCCGGAGACGGTGGACTTCGTCGTCGAAGCGGAGAAGCTGGGCCTGGACATCTGCTGGGTGGCGGAGGCGTGGGGATCGGAGGCGCCATCGCCGCTGGGGTATCTCGCGGCCCGGACGGAGCGCATGCTGCTGGGCTCCGGGATCATCCAGCTCGCCACCCGCACACCGACAGCCATCGCCCGAGCGGCGATCACCCTCTCGCAGATTTCCCAGGGGCGCTTCCTGCTGGGACTTGGCCCATCCGGTCCTCAGGTGATCGAAGGGCTGCACGGTGTGCCCTTCGACCGGCCGCTGTCACGGATGCGGGAGACCGTCGAGATTGTGCGGCAGGCCGCCTCAGGGGAGAAAGTCTCCTACGCCGGGCGGGAGTTCCAGATTCCACTGCCCGGTGGGGATGCCAGACCCATGCGCCTGTCCATGCGCGCCGAGCATGACATCCCGATCTACCTCGCCACCCTCTCACCGAAGATGCTGCGGCTGACCGGCGAGATTGCCGACGGGTGGCTCGGTACCAGCTTCGTGCCCGAGGGGGCCAAAGAGGCCTACTTCGACCACATCGACGCGGGCCTCACCGCTTCCGGCCGCGCACGCGCAGACTTCGACATCTGCCAGGGCGCCGAGGTGGCCTTCGCCGAGGACGAGGACGCGCTGCGGGCGATGGTGGCCGGCCGAAAGAAGGAACTGGCTTTCAGTCTCGGCGGCATGGGCTCGGCGAGCACCAACTTCTACAACAACGCATACAGCCGGCAGGGCTGGGCCGAGGTCGCCGCCGAGGTCCACGAACGCTGGCAGGCGGGCGACCGTGACGGCGCGGCCGGACTGGTCACCGACGAGATGGTGCTGGGCACCACCCTCATCGGAACCGAGGAGATGGTGCGCAACCGGTTGCGGGTGTGGCGCGACGCGGGCGTCGACACCGTCCGCTTCTACCCTGCCGGTGAAACGCTGGACGCCCGGCTCACCACCTTGGGGCGCGCCCTCGATCTGGTCCGTGACATGGAACGCGAACCGGGCCGGTAG
- a CDS encoding winged helix-turn-helix transcriptional regulator, with product MRRTSFANWPCSVARTMDMLGDWWTPLVLREAFYGIKRFDAFQQELGIARNTLTDRLRRLVDEGLMEKQAYQHEPVRYDYVLTEKGRDFFGVLAAMNAWGNRWLSDEQGPPVVFHHDRCGHESDAEVVCASCKEPMTAEDTHPRLGPGYPPHLAARPDIQSRFTA from the coding sequence ATGAGGCGGACCTCTTTCGCGAACTGGCCGTGTTCGGTCGCGCGCACGATGGACATGCTCGGGGACTGGTGGACGCCACTGGTCCTACGGGAGGCCTTCTACGGAATCAAGCGGTTCGACGCGTTCCAGCAGGAGCTCGGCATCGCCCGCAACACCTTGACCGACCGGCTCCGCCGCCTGGTCGATGAGGGCCTGATGGAGAAGCAGGCCTATCAGCACGAGCCGGTGCGCTACGACTACGTCCTCACCGAGAAGGGGCGCGACTTCTTCGGCGTGCTGGCCGCCATGAACGCCTGGGGCAATCGCTGGCTCAGCGACGAGCAGGGACCTCCGGTGGTCTTCCACCATGACCGCTGCGGCCACGAGAGCGACGCCGAGGTCGTCTGCGCCTCCTGCAAGGAACCGATGACAGCCGAGGACACCCACCCACGCCTCGGCCCGGGCTATCCCCCGCACCTCGCCGCGCGCCCTGACATCCAGAGCCGCTTCACCGCCTGA
- a CDS encoding dienelactone hydrolase family protein — protein sequence MAEVVLFHHSQGLTPGVAAFADELRAVGHTVHTPDLFDGRTFNSLEEGQGYVEELGFGEITERGVRAAELLPQDAVYAGFSLGVLPAQKLAQTRAGARGALLFHACIPVSEFGAAWPNSVPVQVHAKEADPFFAEDIDAARALVSDRADAEMFLYPGDQHLFADSSLASYDPDAAKLLTQRAIEFLGSR from the coding sequence ATGGCAGAGGTCGTACTGTTCCATCACTCGCAGGGACTCACGCCCGGAGTCGCGGCTTTCGCCGACGAACTCCGCGCGGTCGGCCACACCGTCCACACGCCCGACCTTTTCGACGGGCGCACGTTCAACTCCCTCGAAGAGGGCCAGGGCTACGTCGAGGAGCTCGGCTTCGGCGAGATCACCGAGCGCGGCGTCCGCGCGGCCGAACTCCTGCCGCAGGACGCCGTTTACGCCGGTTTCTCACTCGGCGTGCTGCCCGCTCAGAAGCTGGCGCAGACACGGGCGGGCGCACGGGGCGCGCTCCTGTTCCACGCCTGCATCCCCGTCTCGGAGTTCGGTGCGGCATGGCCCAACAGTGTGCCGGTGCAGGTGCATGCGAAGGAAGCCGATCCGTTCTTCGCCGAGGACATCGACGCCGCCCGCGCGCTCGTCTCCGATCGCGCCGATGCGGAGATGTTCCTGTATCCCGGAGACCAGCACCTGTTCGCGGACAGTTCGCTGGCGTCCTACGACCCGGATGCCGCCAAGCTCCTGACCCAGCGGGCGATCGAGTTCCTCGGCTCGCGCTAG
- a CDS encoding ArsR/SmtB family transcription factor yields MSNNHRLTDHDLPDHDLADVTDVTAPAQLRALANPLRNDILELLLERAATVSELAAALGRPKSTVAHHVSVLVDAQLLKVVRTRRVRAIDERYYGRTARIFRVGTVSPTDGVDAPYCNNDLATAAAESAAAHQADQLSSIVRHVRIPREQAHEFWMRVLELANDYAQLPRAGDVVYGFAAGLYPTDYPALPEAESAATDAD; encoded by the coding sequence GTGTCGAACAATCACCGTCTCACCGACCACGACCTCCCCGACCACGACCTCGCCGACGTCACCGATGTGACGGCCCCGGCCCAGCTCCGCGCGCTGGCCAACCCCCTGCGCAACGACATCCTTGAGCTGCTCCTCGAACGCGCCGCGACGGTGAGCGAGTTGGCCGCCGCACTCGGCCGCCCCAAGAGCACGGTCGCGCACCACGTAAGCGTCCTGGTCGACGCCCAGCTGCTGAAAGTCGTGCGGACCCGCCGGGTGCGGGCCATCGACGAGCGCTACTACGGCCGTACCGCGCGCATCTTCCGCGTCGGCACGGTCAGCCCCACCGACGGGGTCGACGCGCCCTACTGCAACAACGATCTCGCCACGGCCGCGGCCGAGTCGGCCGCCGCGCACCAGGCGGATCAGCTCTCCTCGATCGTGCGGCATGTGCGGATCCCGCGGGAGCAGGCCCACGAGTTCTGGATGCGGGTCCTGGAGCTCGCCAACGACTACGCGCAACTCCCGCGCGCGGGCGATGTGGTGTACGGCTTCGCGGCCGGGCTCTACCCGACCGACTATCCGGCGCTACCGGAGGCTGAATCTGCCGCAACGGACGCGGACTGA
- a CDS encoding haloacid dehalogenase type II translates to MSELEIDAVVFDVLGTLVDEPAGIRAGIRELAPSLDDLRVERLLSLWQQHIEREQRRILDGVRPYLASDVLDLEAARLVADAAGVDDPAAVAELALSGRRLPPWPDTVAGLARLAERFPLIGLSNASRTALLGINAHAGLRWHQALSAEDARTYKPDPAVYQLAVTVSGRSPERLLMVAAHAWDLRGAQGLGLRTAYVARPVGDPPTSSDGFDLYADDLASLAGQLDHA, encoded by the coding sequence ATGTCAGAGTTGGAGATCGATGCGGTCGTGTTCGACGTGCTCGGCACGCTCGTCGACGAACCCGCCGGTATCCGCGCCGGCATTCGTGAACTCGCCCCATCGCTCGACGATCTCAGGGTCGAGCGGCTTTTGTCGCTTTGGCAGCAGCACATCGAGCGCGAGCAGCGCCGCATCCTCGACGGCGTCCGGCCCTACCTCGCCAGCGACGTCCTCGACCTGGAAGCCGCCCGGCTCGTCGCGGATGCCGCCGGAGTCGACGACCCGGCCGCCGTAGCGGAGCTGGCTCTGTCAGGTCGCAGGCTCCCGCCGTGGCCCGACACCGTGGCGGGGCTCGCCCGGCTCGCCGAACGGTTTCCGCTGATCGGGCTCTCCAACGCGAGTCGGACGGCGCTGCTGGGAATCAACGCGCACGCCGGGCTGCGCTGGCACCAGGCACTGTCCGCCGAGGACGCCCGGACCTACAAGCCGGACCCGGCGGTCTACCAGCTGGCCGTCACCGTCTCCGGACGATCGCCGGAGCGGCTCCTGATGGTCGCCGCCCACGCCTGGGACCTGCGTGGAGCACAGGGCCTCGGGCTGCGCACCGCCTACGTCGCCCGCCCCGTCGGCGACCCGCCCACCTCCTCGGACGGGTTCGACCTGTACGCCGACGACCTGGCCAGTCTGGCCGGCCAACTCGACCATGCCTAG
- a CDS encoding GntR family transcriptional regulator: MHPSADRPAQRAETAFVSLRTAIVEAALPPGMKLPEDTLAAQYGVSRTLVRAVLARLVAAGLVDSGKAKSATVASPSAEDAKAVFEMRRCLEQEAIRLVATQWDPAASSALREHVRAERDATNRRDHRLSGRLAAEFHVKLGEFSGNPLLERYLTEVVWRCALILSIYGHPHDQIQSITEHEELIDLLDEGDAERAGRLAFQHITAVEERALARTAPTEAPDLSAILSRY, encoded by the coding sequence ATGCATCCCTCAGCCGACCGCCCCGCGCAGCGCGCCGAAACAGCCTTCGTGAGCCTGCGTACAGCCATCGTCGAAGCGGCGCTGCCGCCCGGCATGAAGCTGCCCGAGGACACCCTGGCCGCGCAGTACGGCGTCAGCAGGACACTGGTTCGGGCCGTGCTTGCCCGGCTCGTCGCGGCCGGGCTCGTCGATTCGGGCAAGGCGAAGTCCGCGACGGTGGCGAGCCCGAGCGCCGAGGACGCCAAGGCGGTGTTCGAGATGCGACGCTGTCTGGAGCAGGAGGCGATCCGGCTCGTGGCGACGCAGTGGGACCCTGCGGCGTCATCAGCGCTGCGCGAGCACGTACGGGCCGAGCGGGACGCGACGAACCGCCGCGACCACCGCCTCTCCGGCCGCCTCGCCGCCGAATTCCACGTAAAACTGGGCGAGTTCAGCGGGAACCCGCTCCTGGAGCGCTATCTCACCGAGGTCGTCTGGCGCTGCGCCCTGATCCTTTCGATCTACGGCCATCCGCACGACCAGATCCAGTCCATCACCGAACACGAGGAACTCATCGACCTGTTGGACGAGGGGGACGCCGAGCGCGCGGGCCGGCTTGCGTTCCAGCACATCACGGCGGTGGAGGAGCGGGCACTCGCGCGGACGGCACCGACGGAGGCCCCGGATCTCAGCGCGATCCTGAGCCGGTATTGA
- a CDS encoding urea carboxylase-associated family protein, protein MPHVVLSLTDQQLELVDASVTAQEAVSRADLVRLALAESAAGIRKRPHPRITGRPWRWFDGLTQEPPGERKEVARWEIAPGTGKAIEVPAGHVLRIEQLYGNQCVDLNAFNLHDYREAMHVGRTRTLHGLHPGQGDFLWSAPPRERAMMYLLTDTADLNDTLFPRCSATMYASMHGFAEHTNCADIQAEAQREYGLTPDDVHDSFNLFMATRVVDGQAEIVRQRTAPGDHVELLALMDVLAVPNICGNDIMSTSNYMLSPVLAVLSTASRAEILATPEVLAYDTQRTPDQFRQPHIRAERSLERDPAYVPDFPRTPVRTVELAVELGEGELAALDSVRRSDLYTDDAGALRDVLLSWWVASHG, encoded by the coding sequence ATGCCGCACGTGGTGCTCAGCCTGACCGACCAGCAGCTCGAACTCGTCGACGCCTCCGTCACGGCCCAAGAGGCCGTCTCCCGCGCCGACTTGGTGCGGCTCGCGCTGGCCGAGTCGGCCGCGGGGATACGGAAGCGGCCGCATCCCCGGATCACCGGACGCCCCTGGCGCTGGTTCGACGGACTCACCCAGGAGCCCCCGGGTGAACGCAAGGAAGTGGCCCGCTGGGAGATCGCCCCCGGTACCGGCAAAGCCATCGAGGTGCCGGCCGGACACGTGTTGCGCATTGAGCAGCTGTACGGCAATCAATGTGTCGACCTCAACGCGTTCAACCTGCACGACTATCGCGAGGCCATGCACGTAGGACGTACTCGTACGCTGCACGGACTCCACCCGGGGCAGGGCGACTTCCTGTGGTCCGCGCCGCCGCGCGAGCGCGCCATGATGTACCTGCTCACCGACACCGCGGACCTGAACGACACGCTCTTCCCACGGTGCAGCGCCACCATGTACGCCTCCATGCACGGCTTCGCCGAGCACACCAATTGCGCCGACATCCAGGCCGAGGCGCAGCGCGAGTACGGGCTCACCCCCGACGACGTGCACGACTCGTTCAACCTCTTCATGGCGACCCGGGTCGTCGACGGGCAGGCCGAGATCGTGCGCCAGCGAACCGCCCCCGGCGACCACGTCGAACTGCTCGCCCTGATGGACGTCCTCGCCGTCCCCAACATCTGCGGCAACGACATCATGAGCACCAGCAACTACATGCTCTCCCCGGTGCTCGCCGTCCTGTCCACCGCGTCGCGGGCCGAGATTCTTGCGACGCCCGAGGTCCTCGCGTACGACACCCAGCGCACCCCGGACCAGTTCCGGCAACCGCACATCCGCGCCGAGCGGAGCCTGGAGCGCGACCCTGCCTATGTGCCCGACTTCCCGCGCACTCCAGTCCGGACGGTGGAGCTCGCGGTCGAACTCGGCGAGGGGGAGCTGGCGGCGCTGGATTCCGTGCGTCGGTCCGATCTGTACACCGACGACGCGGGGGCCCTGCGCGACGTACTCCTGTCGTGGTGGGTGGCCAGCCATGGCTGA
- a CDS encoding flavin reductase family protein, whose protein sequence is MGELTAYERYKLMAGLIVPRPIAFVTTVSVDGVVNAAPFSMFAMVGEEPPLVMISLDRRVGGARKDTAINIDATGEFVVHLVDEALAQQMHDCGFAHPPEVDELRHVGLTAAPSTQVAPPRIAEAPVALECTLHERLQTASRDIYFGRIEHLWAREGLIDPERWHVRLTDYYPVGRFGASFYVTSRDRFALSSRDGDGVGAPPAHRTEIDSL, encoded by the coding sequence ATGGGCGAGTTGACTGCCTACGAGCGCTACAAGCTCATGGCCGGTCTCATCGTCCCGCGGCCGATCGCCTTCGTCACCACCGTCAGCGTTGACGGGGTGGTCAATGCGGCGCCCTTCAGCATGTTCGCCATGGTCGGCGAGGAGCCACCGCTGGTGATGATCAGCCTCGACCGGCGGGTGGGGGGCGCTCGCAAGGACACCGCGATCAACATTGACGCGACCGGTGAGTTCGTGGTCCATCTCGTCGACGAGGCACTCGCGCAGCAGATGCACGACTGCGGTTTCGCCCACCCGCCCGAGGTCGACGAACTGCGCCACGTCGGCCTCACCGCCGCCCCCAGCACCCAGGTCGCGCCGCCGCGGATCGCCGAGGCACCGGTCGCCCTGGAGTGCACCCTGCACGAGCGCCTGCAGACGGCGAGCCGGGACATCTACTTCGGCCGCATCGAGCACCTGTGGGCCCGCGAAGGGCTGATCGACCCGGAGCGTTGGCACGTACGGCTCACCGACTACTACCCGGTGGGGCGGTTCGGCGCGAGTTTCTACGTCACCAGCCGCGACCGTTTCGCCCTGAGTTCACGGGACGGCGACGGCGTCGGAGCCCCGCCCGCCCACCGCACCGAGATCGACTCGCTGTGA